A window of Costertonia aggregata contains these coding sequences:
- a CDS encoding AsmA-like C-terminal region-containing protein has protein sequence MKKKILKVIGAVLLLIVVVLIAAPFFLEAKIGDIIKNNVNNNVNATLDFSDADLSLFSSFPNAEVSLRKVSLINKAPFEGDTLFAADEVALNMGIMQLFKGADEPISITSLDIDKALLHIKVDVDENANYDIAKANGAEDTAESQTTDGFSFNMESYEIKNAKVLYDDYATGIHLEVLEMNHAGTGDLSLETSELDTKTQALVSFEMDSTNYLNKNTVKLDALIGIDLSQNKYSFLKNEALVNQLPLVFDGFVKVNEDHQEVDISFKTPSSDFKNFLAVIPAEYSKNIENVKTTGNFTVTGNFEGVVDEAHIPKFDIKINSDNASFKYPDLPKAVRNVFIDVNVSNKSGIAEDTYIDIRKLSFIIDEDKFNMTSKITELLGNTKVNAHVDGRMNLANISKAYPIPANLDLKGMLNADITTAFDMVSIEKKQYENTKTQGKLNVRGFEYKSDEIPNTVQINSVAMNFNPGTVNLTELNGKTGQTDFNATGTINNLLGFMFNNEKVEGNFDLKSNVFALNDFRAAEDETKAETKTSQQQSNTNGEKIKIPSFLDANINATANTVLYDNLALKSVNGSLRIKDETATLNNMTSSLFDGKVAFNGKVTTKNDTPTFSMNLGLDQLQIGETFKALELFKVLAPVAQIIKGKLSSNIELSGNLKDDFTPDLLSLSGDVLANILTREISAEKAPILSALDGKLDFIDLKQLNLKELKTKLSFKDGLVSVKPFTINYKDIAINVDGGHTFDQKMNYKATLQVPAKYLGTEINNLIAKIDEKELESLTIPVTANIGGMYNSPQVTTDFTSGVKDLTSQLVEIQKQKLINQGKDKVKDVLSDVLSANSGKDSTKKDNTVKEVLGGILGNKSKKDTTIVKDSTNAKNDATKETAKKILGGLFGKKKDTVKKKEN, from the coding sequence ATGAAGAAAAAGATTCTTAAAGTTATAGGTGCCGTTTTGTTGTTGATAGTGGTGGTTTTGATTGCCGCTCCTTTCTTTTTGGAAGCAAAAATCGGGGATATCATAAAGAACAACGTTAATAACAACGTGAATGCCACTTTGGATTTCTCCGACGCCGATTTGAGCCTTTTTAGCAGCTTTCCCAATGCCGAAGTAAGTTTGCGTAAAGTGTCATTGATAAACAAAGCTCCCTTTGAGGGCGACACGCTCTTTGCTGCCGATGAAGTTGCCCTTAACATGGGGATTATGCAACTTTTTAAGGGGGCGGATGAACCTATCTCGATTACCAGCTTAGATATTGATAAGGCATTGTTACATATAAAGGTCGACGTTGATGAGAATGCGAATTATGACATTGCCAAAGCCAATGGGGCGGAAGATACCGCTGAATCGCAAACTACGGATGGTTTTTCGTTTAATATGGAATCCTATGAAATAAAAAACGCCAAGGTCTTATATGATGATTATGCCACGGGCATACATTTAGAAGTTTTGGAGATGAACCACGCAGGCACAGGTGACCTTTCATTGGAAACTTCGGAATTGGATACCAAAACCCAAGCTTTGGTCTCTTTCGAAATGGACAGCACCAACTATCTGAACAAAAATACGGTTAAGCTAGATGCCCTTATCGGAATCGATTTAAGCCAAAATAAATACTCTTTTTTAAAGAACGAGGCACTTGTAAATCAATTGCCCTTGGTATTTGACGGTTTTGTGAAAGTAAATGAAGACCACCAAGAAGTTGATATCAGTTTCAAAACGCCTTCTTCAGATTTTAAAAACTTTCTGGCCGTTATTCCCGCAGAGTACTCCAAGAATATCGAGAATGTAAAAACTACGGGAAATTTTACGGTTACCGGAAATTTTGAAGGAGTGGTAGATGAGGCTCATATTCCTAAATTCGATATAAAAATAAATTCGGATAATGCCTCTTTCAAATATCCCGACCTGCCAAAAGCGGTCAGGAATGTGTTTATTGATGTTAATGTGAGCAATAAAAGCGGAATAGCGGAGGATACCTATATAGATATACGCAAGCTGTCTTTTATCATAGATGAGGATAAGTTCAACATGACCTCAAAGATTACCGAACTTTTGGGGAACACCAAGGTAAATGCCCATGTAGATGGTAGAATGAACTTGGCCAATATTTCAAAAGCCTACCCCATACCTGCCAATCTGGATTTAAAAGGAATGCTGAATGCCGATATTACCACGGCATTTGATATGGTATCTATCGAGAAGAAGCAATATGAGAATACCAAGACACAGGGAAAATTGAATGTTAGGGGTTTTGAATACAAATCGGATGAGATACCGAATACGGTACAAATAAACTCCGTTGCCATGAATTTTAATCCGGGTACGGTGAACCTTACCGAACTGAACGGTAAAACGGGACAAACCGATTTCAATGCTACCGGGACCATAAACAATCTGTTGGGATTTATGTTCAATAACGAAAAAGTGGAAGGTAACTTCGACCTAAAATCCAATGTTTTCGCCTTGAACGATTTTAGGGCAGCCGAAGATGAAACTAAAGCCGAAACCAAAACTTCACAACAACAATCGAATACTAATGGGGAAAAGATAAAAATTCCCTCGTTTTTGGATGCCAATATCAATGCAACGGCCAATACGGTTTTATATGATAATTTGGCCTTGAAGAGCGTTAACGGCTCATTGAGAATAAAAGATGAGACCGCCACGTTGAACAATATGACCTCTTCACTTTTTGATGGTAAAGTAGCTTTTAACGGTAAGGTAACCACAAAGAACGATACCCCCACCTTTTCTATGAACCTGGGGCTTGACCAATTACAGATAGGGGAGACATTCAAGGCATTGGAGCTATTTAAAGTGTTGGCGCCCGTAGCCCAGATTATCAAAGGAAAGTTAAGTTCAAATATTGAGCTGTCCGGTAATTTAAAAGACGATTTTACGCCAGATTTATTGAGTTTGAGCGGCGACGTTTTGGCCAATATCCTAACTAGGGAAATCAGTGCCGAAAAAGCTCCTATTTTATCGGCATTGGACGGTAAATTGGATTTTATCGATTTAAAACAGCTGAACTTAAAAGAGCTGAAGACAAAATTATCCTTTAAAGATGGTTTGGTGTCGGTAAAACCCTTTACCATAAATTATAAGGATATTGCCATAAATGTTGATGGTGGCCATACGTTTGACCAAAAGATGAATTATAAGGCTACGTTGCAAGTGCCCGCAAAATATTTAGGGACCGAAATCAATAACTTGATCGCTAAAATTGATGAAAAAGAGTTAGAGAGTTTGACCATTCCGGTAACGGCCAACATAGGCGGCATGTACAATAGTCCGCAAGTGACTACCGATTTTACTTCGGGGGTAAAAGACCTGACTTCCCAATTGGTAGAGATACAAAAGCAAAAATTGATAAACCAAGGGAAGGACAAGGTCAAAGATGTATTGAGCGATGTGCTTTCCGCTAATTCCGGTAAGGATTCCACTAAAAAAGACAATACCGTAAAAGAGGTTCTGGGAGGCATTTTAGGGAATAAAAGCAAAAAAGACACCACTATCGTAAAAGATTCTACCAACGCTAAAAACGATGCGACCAAAGAAACCGCCAAGAAGATATTGGGCGGGCTTTTTGGCAAAAAGAAGGATACCGTTAAAAAGAAAGAAAACTAA
- the folK gene encoding 2-amino-4-hydroxy-6-hydroxymethyldihydropteridine diphosphokinase, whose translation MEQLKKVYLSLGSNLGNKLKNLQLALFAINKEVGNVSKVSHVYWSPSWGFESNDFFNACIEVRTKLYPNKILEAILDIETHLGRKRNAEEGYIARTIDIDILYYEREVVSLDTLQIPHPNLQLRRFVLKPLADIAPQFYHPILEKDTRNLLQECRDKGKPTKIEGKLFQNKQQLFSHIDFMAIEGNIGAGKTTLAKKIAQDFNAKLVLERFADNPFLPKFYEDKGRYAFPLEMSFLADRYQQFTDDTSQFDLFKNFMVSDYDIYKSLIFAKVTLQEDEYGLYRKLFTLMYKEVKKPKIYVYLYQNTERLLANIKKRGRDYERNITPEYLERINRGYLDFIKSYPEQNNLIIDANNLDFVENPKDYDLILDEIQDFALELPFYHKF comes from the coding sequence ATGGAGCAATTAAAGAAAGTATACCTATCTCTTGGCAGTAATCTGGGCAATAAGCTCAAGAACCTGCAATTGGCATTGTTTGCGATAAACAAAGAAGTAGGTAATGTTTCAAAGGTTTCCCATGTGTATTGGTCGCCGTCCTGGGGCTTTGAGTCCAATGATTTTTTCAATGCATGTATCGAGGTACGAACAAAACTATACCCAAACAAGATATTGGAAGCCATATTGGACATTGAGACCCATTTGGGTCGAAAACGCAATGCAGAAGAAGGGTATATCGCAAGAACGATAGATATTGACATATTGTATTATGAAAGAGAAGTCGTCTCATTGGACACCTTGCAAATTCCGCATCCCAATCTACAATTAAGACGATTTGTTTTAAAGCCCTTGGCAGATATTGCACCTCAATTTTATCACCCCATTCTAGAAAAGGATACTCGAAATTTGTTACAAGAATGTAGGGACAAAGGCAAACCGACCAAAATCGAAGGCAAACTTTTTCAAAACAAACAACAGCTTTTTTCACATATTGATTTTATGGCCATTGAAGGCAACATTGGTGCGGGAAAAACCACTTTGGCCAAAAAAATAGCACAAGACTTTAATGCAAAACTGGTTTTGGAACGCTTCGCGGACAACCCATTTTTACCAAAATTTTATGAGGATAAAGGCAGATATGCCTTTCCTTTGGAAATGTCTTTTTTAGCAGACCGTTATCAACAATTTACCGATGACACTTCCCAATTTGACCTTTTCAAAAATTTTATGGTAAGCGATTATGACATTTACAAGTCGCTCATATTTGCAAAAGTCACTTTACAGGAAGATGAATATGGCTTGTACAGAAAACTTTTTACCTTAATGTACAAAGAGGTAAAAAAGCCCAAGATATATGTTTATCTGTATCAGAATACAGAACGGTTATTAGCGAATATCAAGAAAAGAGGTCGGGATTACGAACGAAATATTACGCCAGAATATTTAGAAAGAATAAACCGGGGCTATCTTGATTTCATTAAAAGCTATCCGGAACAAAACAATCTTATTATAGACGCCAACAATTTGGATTTTGTGGAAAATCCAAAAGATTATGATTTAATTTTGGACGAAATACAGGACTTTGCCCTTGAGCTACCATTTTATCATAAATTTTAG
- the tssD gene encoding type VI secretion system tube protein TssD has product MSFLAKLFLNGSVLNVLDTNIQFYQGLDPATYRPEILPQGGIFALTVEADGNTDLLGLTISPDTMCKGYIRFYKRDGMSKLTDYEFFDTYIVSYQREFTAFNGRPATDYLTFSPGILRIGDMVFEKWWKVTDLANMEAARNMPVEEEKRPKMLGYHYENEEGTVLENNELKIGQVISLVLKTEDGIGKTVSLDLSDNNRDFEYKGKRLDGDILKGIPIKSSPQKFKLKVVSPWKT; this is encoded by the coding sequence ATGAGCTTTCTTGCAAAACTTTTTTTGAACGGCAGCGTTCTCAACGTTCTGGACACCAACATACAATTCTATCAAGGATTGGACCCAGCTACGTACCGACCCGAGATCTTGCCCCAAGGCGGGATCTTTGCACTTACGGTAGAGGCCGATGGCAATACCGATTTGTTGGGCCTTACCATATCTCCCGATACCATGTGCAAAGGGTATATTCGCTTTTATAAACGGGACGGTATGTCAAAACTTACCGATTACGAGTTCTTTGATACCTATATCGTGAGCTATCAAAGGGAGTTTACGGCATTCAACGGCCGGCCGGCCACGGATTACCTTACCTTCTCACCCGGTATTCTGCGTATCGGGGACATGGTGTTCGAGAAATGGTGGAAAGTGACCGATCTAGCAAATATGGAGGCGGCTAGGAATATGCCTGTTGAGGAAGAAAAAAGACCAAAAATGCTAGGGTATCATTATGAAAACGAGGAAGGTACAGTTTTAGAAAACAACGAATTAAAGATTGGACAGGTTATATCGCTGGTACTTAAAACTGAAGATGGTATTGGTAAAACTGTAAGCCTAGATCTTTCAGATAACAATCGAGATTTTGAATATAAGGGAAAACGTTTAGATGGTGATATATTGAAAGGAATTCCTATCAAATCAAGCCCTCAAAAATTTAAGTTAAAAGTAGTTTCACCATGGAAAACATAA
- a CDS encoding DUF2797 domain-containing protein, protein MQYQGVLRKMQTEIGSPIQYYMIFNNDFLNVNQVLDKRIKIDFIKFECLNCGEDRPIYRQGFCKNCFFEIPSAGDWIMRPELSTAHLDKEDRDLAYEKKVQLQPHIVYLANSSNVKVGVTRKSQVPTRWIDQGAHEAIEIVEVPNRYLAGITEVALKDHVGDKTNWRKMLTNDVDDENLEEWRIKLKQHIPEEASAYFLDNTAETQLEFPVLQYPKKVKSLNLDKTPSYSGVLKGIKGQYLIFADHTVFNVRGSEGYFVGLGID, encoded by the coding sequence ATGCAGTACCAAGGAGTTTTGCGAAAAATGCAGACAGAAATCGGAAGCCCTATTCAATATTACATGATTTTCAACAATGATTTTTTAAATGTAAACCAAGTACTGGACAAGCGGATAAAAATAGATTTCATAAAATTTGAATGTTTGAACTGTGGGGAAGATAGGCCCATTTACCGACAAGGGTTTTGTAAAAATTGCTTTTTTGAAATACCATCGGCAGGCGACTGGATAATGCGGCCCGAATTGAGTACCGCACATTTGGATAAAGAAGACCGTGATTTGGCCTATGAAAAAAAGGTGCAATTACAGCCACATATCGTTTATTTGGCCAACTCAAGCAACGTTAAGGTAGGAGTGACCCGAAAATCGCAGGTTCCTACGAGATGGATAGACCAAGGTGCCCATGAAGCCATTGAAATCGTTGAAGTGCCCAACCGTTATTTAGCGGGCATTACCGAAGTTGCCCTAAAAGATCATGTCGGCGACAAGACCAATTGGCGCAAGATGTTGACCAATGATGTTGACGATGAAAATTTGGAAGAATGGCGTATTAAACTAAAACAACACATACCCGAAGAAGCCAGTGCTTACTTTTTGGACAATACTGCTGAAACCCAACTCGAGTTTCCCGTATTGCAATATCCCAAAAAAGTGAAAAGCCTTAACCTTGATAAAACACCCAGCTATTCTGGCGTATTGAAAGGTATTAAGGGGCAATATCTTATTTTTGCCGACCACACTGTTTTTAACGTTAGGGGCAGTGAGGGATATTTTGTTGGATTAGGAATTGATTGA
- the sppA gene encoding signal peptide peptidase SppA: protein MNFLRNLLAAIIGCIIAIGILFVMFIVFLSFLGSGEDAVTIRDNSVLELKLDYPVSDYVGNNSADPFAGLFQKAQGLDDILHAIAVAKNDDKIKGISIDNNFLLAGLAQTQAIRNALKDFKDSGKFIYSYGDFYMQKDYYLASVSDSIFINPVGIMDFKGLSTEVLYFKDLQEKSGIKMEVIRHGKYKSAVEPFLENQMSEANRTQLKELLGSLWTSMVDDIAEGRSLTPENLNTIADELGARTPELAKENGLIDDILFEDQYKDMLRKAIGIEADEKINYVAMADYAKEAKKKKLYSGDGKIAVVYAQGEIMYGDGSPEIIGQGLINEALKKAREDKSVKAIVLRVNSPGGSALVSDIIWREVELTKKVKPVVVSMGNVAASGGYYIAAGADKIFAEPTTITGSIGVFGTIPNMSELADDIGINAEQVGTNKNSVDYSLFDPMSESFRNTVQEGIESTYQTFLSRVSDGRGITMAQADSIAQGRVWSGIDAKKIGLVDEIGGLDDAIAEAAKMVELESYGIKKFPKYKSDFERFMEDFGGTSSQIKEKLIEQELGPEAYSVIKQIKSAGQQKGIQARMPVILDVK from the coding sequence ATGAATTTTTTAAGAAACCTCCTTGCGGCCATCATTGGCTGTATAATCGCTATTGGAATCCTTTTTGTCATGTTCATTGTTTTTCTCTCCTTTTTAGGTAGTGGTGAGGATGCGGTAACGATTAGGGATAATTCCGTTCTGGAGTTAAAGTTGGATTATCCCGTAAGCGACTATGTAGGTAATAATAGTGCAGACCCCTTTGCCGGATTATTTCAAAAAGCTCAAGGTTTGGATGATATACTTCATGCAATAGCTGTGGCCAAAAACGATGATAAGATAAAGGGCATAAGCATTGACAATAATTTTTTATTGGCCGGTTTGGCACAGACCCAAGCTATTCGCAACGCCCTTAAAGATTTTAAGGATAGCGGCAAGTTCATTTATTCCTATGGGGATTTTTACATGCAGAAAGATTATTATTTGGCCAGTGTTTCGGATTCCATATTCATAAATCCCGTGGGGATAATGGATTTTAAGGGATTATCTACTGAAGTTCTGTATTTTAAGGATTTGCAGGAGAAAAGTGGTATCAAAATGGAAGTCATACGCCATGGCAAGTACAAAAGTGCGGTAGAGCCCTTTTTGGAAAACCAAATGAGCGAGGCGAACAGAACACAGTTAAAAGAGTTGTTGGGTAGCTTGTGGACCAGTATGGTAGATGATATTGCCGAAGGAAGAAGCCTGACCCCCGAAAACCTGAATACGATAGCTGATGAACTGGGAGCACGTACTCCAGAACTTGCCAAGGAAAACGGGCTTATTGACGACATTCTCTTTGAGGATCAATACAAAGACATGCTCCGAAAAGCTATCGGTATCGAAGCCGATGAAAAAATCAATTATGTTGCCATGGCAGATTATGCCAAAGAAGCAAAAAAGAAGAAACTGTATTCAGGTGATGGTAAAATTGCGGTAGTTTATGCCCAAGGGGAAATCATGTACGGGGATGGCAGCCCTGAGATAATAGGCCAAGGCCTCATCAACGAAGCGCTTAAAAAAGCAAGGGAAGACAAAAGTGTAAAGGCTATTGTGTTGCGGGTGAACTCTCCCGGTGGTAGCGCACTTGTGTCCGATATTATTTGGAGAGAGGTAGAGCTTACCAAAAAAGTGAAGCCCGTGGTAGTTTCTATGGGGAACGTAGCTGCGTCGGGCGGGTATTACATTGCAGCGGGTGCCGATAAGATCTTTGCCGAGCCAACGACCATTACAGGATCTATAGGTGTTTTTGGCACTATACCCAACATGAGCGAACTTGCCGATGACATCGGTATAAATGCGGAACAGGTGGGGACCAACAAAAACTCGGTCGATTACTCGCTTTTTGACCCAATGTCAGAAAGTTTCCGGAATACCGTTCAAGAAGGGATTGAATCTACCTACCAAACTTTCCTGTCCAGGGTTTCGGATGGCCGCGGAATAACCATGGCCCAAGCCGATAGTATTGCCCAAGGTAGGGTTTGGAGCGGTATCGATGCCAAAAAAATAGGACTTGTTGATGAAATCGGTGGATTGGACGATGCCATTGCCGAAGCGGCAAAAATGGTTGAATTGGAATCTTATGGAATCAAGAAATTTCCAAAATATAAATCTGATTTCGAACGCTTCATGGAAGATTTTGGTGGGACCAGTTCACAAATTAAGGAAAAACTCATAGAACAAGAGTTAGGCCCTGAAGCATATAGCGTGATAAAGCAAATAAAAAGTGCTGGCCAACAAAAAGGTATACAAGCCAGAATGCCCGTAATTTTAGATGTAAAATAG
- a CDS encoding D-Ala-D-Ala carboxypeptidase family metallohydrolase, whose amino-acid sequence MGRVWFDDYPEVGLDFSSFKIIPEIIQIDTYDDVNTLSLISTSTDAGFSTPVENNSKDLNGLITELGNYEIEMATSSGGFYSKKIDIISHNTLIVFNKIDYDFELRRLDDEGNRIENSDEELLSQTFVSVDQINIQFFELDGHDLENDGNSCDDIIWEVEGVTDDDGTVDEVDNGQQDVYAFTPNPINRPTQRPVTARNESIRYNVNATILGLRRVFELEQDQIDILRQEYIDFATNFQPGRDNAYLDNGNWNVGNYDYIITESNDNHFDAIYNAIVNNWTSRGYTDNIVVSSAYRNPRRNPGAQNSRHLRGLALDIYPEGGVNLQRWLDLRASGNDININGLSITAHCDRSGTFVDNNCSIANHIHVQWQDIG is encoded by the coding sequence ATGGGAAGAGTTTGGTTCGATGATTATCCAGAGGTTGGTTTGGATTTTAGTTCGTTCAAGATAATACCGGAGATAATACAAATTGATACCTATGACGATGTAAATACCTTAAGTTTAATCAGTACATCAACCGATGCGGGTTTTAGTACGCCTGTCGAGAACAATTCAAAAGACTTGAATGGCCTTATTACCGAGTTGGGTAATTATGAGATTGAAATGGCAACAAGTAGTGGAGGTTTTTATTCTAAGAAAATAGATATCATAAGCCACAATACTCTAATTGTTTTTAATAAAATAGATTATGATTTTGAACTGAGGCGTTTGGATGACGAGGGAAATAGAATTGAGAATTCTGATGAAGAGTTACTTTCGCAAACCTTTGTTAGCGTCGATCAAATTAACATACAATTTTTTGAACTTGACGGTCACGACCTTGAAAATGATGGTAATTCATGTGACGATATCATATGGGAAGTTGAAGGTGTTACCGATGATGATGGCACTGTTGACGAAGTTGACAATGGGCAACAAGATGTATACGCTTTTACTCCAAACCCTATAAATAGGCCAACCCAAAGGCCAGTTACCGCAAGAAATGAAAGTATAAGATATAATGTGAACGCAACAATTTTAGGTCTGAGAAGAGTTTTCGAATTGGAGCAAGATCAAATTGATATATTACGTCAAGAATATATTGACTTCGCCACAAATTTTCAACCAGGACGTGACAATGCATATTTAGATAATGGGAATTGGAATGTTGGAAATTATGATTATATAATTACCGAAAGTAATGACAATCATTTTGATGCAATTTATAATGCTATTGTAAATAATTGGACATCAAGGGGGTACACGGATAACATTGTAGTTTCCAGCGCATATAGAAATCCCAGAAGAAATCCTGGAGCACAAAATAGTAGACATTTAAGGGGGCTAGCATTGGATATATATCCTGAGGGAGGAGTTAATTTACAACGTTGGTTGGATTTAAGAGCATCAGGAAACGATATAAATATTAATGGATTGAGCATAACAGCTCACTGTGATAGATCAGGCACTTTTGTTGATAACAACTGTTCGATAGCAAATCATATACATGTACAATGGCAAGATATAGGGTAA
- a CDS encoding queuosine precursor transporter, with protein MTLKDRKFAYKLYLYLGALFITSLVVSNLIFQKFFYWNPFGDIKVFGVSLFEVSVGILPYPVTFLITDLISEIFGKKKANQIVTVGIFASFFSMAIVLVADAAPAIPTSPIGDATFSKVFALSPIAVLASMLAYLFAQYVDIAIYHFWKKLTKGKYLWIRNNFSTFLSQFIDTFTVVGLLCIFKVLPWSMFYGLVISGFIFKIFIAFLDTPFLYFFVYIIRKRFKLAVGQEIQLEL; from the coding sequence ATGACGCTCAAGGACAGGAAATTCGCCTACAAACTTTATTTGTATTTAGGGGCCCTTTTTATTACTTCATTGGTGGTTTCCAATTTGATTTTTCAAAAATTCTTTTATTGGAATCCGTTCGGGGATATCAAGGTTTTTGGAGTTTCTTTGTTTGAGGTATCCGTAGGTATTTTGCCCTACCCCGTTACTTTTTTGATAACCGATCTGATTTCCGAGATTTTCGGGAAGAAAAAAGCGAACCAGATCGTGACCGTCGGTATTTTTGCATCGTTCTTTTCAATGGCCATAGTTTTGGTGGCCGATGCAGCGCCGGCCATACCCACATCACCGATTGGCGATGCCACTTTTAGCAAGGTTTTTGCCTTATCGCCCATTGCGGTGTTAGCCTCTATGCTAGCGTATCTGTTCGCCCAATATGTTGATATTGCCATCTATCACTTTTGGAAAAAGCTCACCAAAGGAAAATATCTCTGGATTCGAAACAATTTCTCAACGTTTCTTTCACAATTCATAGACACCTTTACCGTGGTTGGTCTGTTGTGTATTTTTAAAGTATTGCCTTGGAGCATGTTTTATGGTTTGGTCATAAGTGGTTTTATTTTTAAGATTTTTATAGCATTTTTGGACACTCCTTTCCTCTATTTTTTCGTATATATCATAAGAAAACGTTTTAAACTGGCCGTGGGCCAAGAAATTCAATTGGAATTATAA
- a CDS encoding GH3 auxin-responsive promoter family protein, translating into MPIPLFNSIASWLLKKRYHQIELFLKYPGEVQDEVMHQLLDIAESTEIGNTYDFPSINSYKDFSERLPIVSYEEIEPMIERTRRGEQNIFWPTAIKWFAKSSGTTNAKSKFIPVSTEALEDCHFKSGKDLLCLYLNNNENSQLFTGKSLRLGGSKELYEDNGTFFGDLSAILIDNMPFWAELSSTPSNKVSLMSEWESKLAAIIEESIQENVTSLAGVPSWMLVLLNNVLEKTGKNHLFEIWENLEVYFHGGVSFNPYKQQYKNLLPRKSFNYYEIYNASEGFFAIQDRNNADDLLLMLDYGIFYEFIPMEAYGTPEQKTLPLWEVEIHKNYAIIITTNAGLWRYKIGDTVRFTSIDPYRIKITGRTKHHINVFGEELIIENTEDALKSICKKTGAEIKDYTVAPIFMAGKEKGAHEWIIEFRKHPREIDYFTEVLDNALKSLNSDYEAKRYNNITLTMPKVHVARENLFYDWLKANDKLGGQHKIPRLSNKREYIDELLQLNK; encoded by the coding sequence ATGCCGATACCCTTATTCAATTCCATTGCATCGTGGCTTTTAAAAAAGCGCTATCACCAGATAGAACTTTTTCTTAAATATCCTGGTGAGGTACAGGATGAGGTCATGCACCAGCTTTTGGATATTGCCGAGAGCACCGAAATAGGAAATACATATGACTTCCCCTCGATCAATAGCTATAAAGACTTCTCTGAAAGATTGCCCATTGTTTCTTACGAGGAAATAGAGCCCATGATAGAGCGTACCCGCAGGGGGGAGCAGAATATTTTTTGGCCCACCGCTATAAAATGGTTCGCTAAGAGCAGCGGTACGACCAATGCAAAAAGTAAGTTTATTCCGGTAAGTACCGAAGCGTTGGAAGATTGTCATTTTAAATCCGGTAAAGACCTGCTTTGCCTATACCTGAACAATAATGAAAACTCACAATTGTTTACCGGAAAAAGTTTGCGCTTGGGTGGCAGTAAGGAGCTTTATGAGGACAACGGTACTTTTTTTGGCGACTTGTCCGCCATCTTGATCGATAATATGCCCTTTTGGGCCGAGCTTAGCAGCACACCCAGCAACAAGGTTTCCTTAATGAGCGAATGGGAAAGTAAATTGGCCGCCATAATAGAAGAAAGTATTCAAGAAAATGTGACCAGTTTGGCCGGTGTTCCCTCATGGATGCTTGTGCTTTTAAACAACGTTCTGGAAAAAACAGGTAAAAACCATCTGTTCGAGATATGGGAAAACCTTGAAGTATATTTTCATGGTGGGGTCAGTTTCAATCCCTACAAACAACAGTATAAAAATTTGTTGCCGCGCAAAAGTTTTAATTATTATGAAATCTATAACGCTTCTGAAGGATTTTTTGCCATACAGGACCGTAACAATGCCGACGATTTATTGCTAATGTTGGATTATGGTATATTTTATGAATTCATCCCTATGGAAGCCTACGGTACTCCAGAACAAAAAACGCTCCCTTTATGGGAAGTTGAAATACATAAGAACTATGCCATCATTATCACTACCAATGCTGGGTTGTGGCGTTACAAAATTGGGGATACGGTTCGTTTTACCTCAATTGACCCCTACAGGATAAAGATAACGGGGAGAACAAAGCACCATATCAACGTTTTTGGGGAAGAGCTTATTATTGAAAATACCGAGGATGCCCTCAAAAGCATCTGTAAAAAAACAGGAGCAGAAATAAAGGACTACACCGTTGCCCCCATCTTTATGGCGGGCAAGGAAAAAGGGGCGCACGAATGGATAATTGAGTTTAGAAAGCACCCCAGGGAAATAGACTATTTTACCGAAGTGTTGGACAATGCCCTAAAATCCCTCAATTCTGACTACGAAGCCAAAAGGTACAACAATATCACACTTACCATGCCCAAGGTTCATGTGGCTAGGGAAAATCTTTTTTACGATTGGTTAAAAGCCAATGATAAACTTGGTGGCCAGCACAAGATTCCGCGTCTATCCAACAAAAGGGAATATATTGACGAGCTATTGCAACTCAATAAATAA